The following are encoded in a window of Arvicanthis niloticus isolate mArvNil1 chromosome 1, mArvNil1.pat.X, whole genome shotgun sequence genomic DNA:
- the LOC117693331 gene encoding olfactory receptor 52A1-like: MLSSMNLNNMTYLNPGTVILIGIPGLEHAQFWIGFPFFTVCLVAVLGNIVLLIIIPAERSLHQPMYIFLAVLAATDIGLCAAIAPKMLAIFWFRAYSMAFDACLAQLFFIHTLQCMESGILLAMAFDRYIAICDPLRHTSILTPSILGRMIVVVVIRAVVLVGLLPILIKRLHHFRSIQIAHSYCEHMAVVKLAADDVQVNKICGLFVGFSILGFDMIFILISYALIFQAVFRLQQKEARLKAFNTCTAHIFVFLEFYILAFFSFFSHRFGHVVPSTHILLSTIYLLLPPALNPIVYGVKNMVIRKRVAQIFLLDHGCQ, encoded by the coding sequence atgctGAGCTCCATGAATCTGAACAACATGACATATCTGAATCCCGGAACTGTCATATTGATTGGAATTCCTGGACTAGAGCATGCACAGTTTTGGATTGGATTTCCATTCTTTACCGTGTGTCTGGTGGCTGTTTTGggaaatattgttttattaatcATCATCCCAGCTGAGCGTAGCTTACACCAGCCCATGTACATCTTCCTGGCTGTGCTGGCAGCTACAGACATAGGACTTTGTGCAGCCATTGCCCCCAAAATGTTGGCCATATTTTGGTTCAGGGCTTATTCCATGGCCTTTGATGCCTGCCTAGCTCAGCTGTTCTTCATCCATACTTTGCAGTGCATGGAGTCTGGCATTCTGTTGGCAATGGCTTTTGATCGCTACATTGCCATCTGTGATCCCCTGAGACATACATCTATCCTGACACCTTCAATTCTAGGCCGGATGATAGTGGTGGTAGTAATTCGAGCAGTAGTGCTAGTAGGCCTGTTACCCATCCTAATAAAAAGACTGCACCATTTTCGGTCCATTCAAATTGCCCACTCCTACTGTGAACACATGGCTGTGGTGAAGCTTGCAGCAGATGATGTGCAGGTTAATAAGATATGTGGTCTCTTTGTGGGGTTTAGCATTCTGGGATTTGACATGATTTTTATCCTCATATCATATGCCCTGATTTTCCAGGCTGTTTTTCGCCTTCAACAGAAGGAGGCACGGCTCAAAGCCTTTAACACCTGCACagctcatatttttgtttttctagagttttatattcttgcttttttctccttttttagcCATCGTTTTGGCCATGTTGTTCCCTCCACTCACATTCTTCTGTCAACCATCTACCTCCTCTTGCCTCCTGCTCTCAACCCTATTGTCTATGGAGTGAAAAACATGGTCATTCGAAAGCGGGTGGCACAGATCTTTCTTCTAGATCATGGATGTCAGTAG
- the LOC117693907 gene encoding olfactory receptor 52A1-like: MLSSMNLNNMTYLNPGTVILIGIPGLEHAQFWIGFPFFTVCLVAVLGNIVLLIIIPAERSLHQPMYIFLAVLAATDIGLCAAIAPKMLAIFWFRAYSMAFDACLAQLFFIHTLQCMESGILLAMAFDRYIAICDPLRHTSILTPSILGRMIVVVVIRAVVLVGLLPILIKRLHHFRSIQIAHSYCEHMAVVKLAADDVQVNKICGLFVGFSILGFDMIFILISYALIFQAVFRLQQKEARLKAFNTCTAHIFVFLEFYILAFFSFFSHRFGHVVPSTHILLSTIYLLLPPALNPIVYGVKNMVIRKRVAQIFLLDHGCQ, encoded by the coding sequence atgctGAGCTCCATGAATCTGAACAACATGACATATCTGAATCCCGGAACTGTCATATTGATTGGAATTCCTGGACTAGAGCATGCACAGTTTTGGATTGGATTTCCATTCTTTACCGTGTGTCTGGTGGCTGTTTTGggaaatattgttttattaatcATCATCCCAGCTGAGCGTAGCTTACACCAGCCCATGTACATCTTCCTGGCTGTGCTGGCAGCTACAGACATAGGACTTTGTGCAGCCATTGCCCCCAAAATGTTGGCCATATTTTGGTTCAGGGCTTATTCCATGGCCTTTGATGCCTGCCTAGCTCAGCTGTTCTTCATCCATACTTTGCAGTGCATGGAGTCTGGCATTCTGTTGGCAATGGCTTTTGATCGCTACATTGCCATCTGTGATCCCCTGAGACACACATCTATCCTGACACCTTCAATTCTAGGCCGGATGATAGTGGTGGTAGTAATTCGAGCAGTAGTGCTAGTAGGCCTGTTACCCATCCTAATAAAAAGACTGCACCATTTTCGATCCATTCAAATTGCCCACTCCTACTGTGAACACATGGCTGTGGTGAAGCTTGCAGCAGATGATGTGCAGGTTAATAAGATATGTGGTCTCTTTGTGGGGTTTAGCATTCTGGGATTTGACATGATTTTTATCCTCATATCATATGCCCTGATTTTCCAGGCTGTTTTTCGCCTTCAACAGAAGGAGGCACGGCTCAAAGCCTTTAACACCTGCACAGCtcatatctttgtttttctagagttttatattcttgcttttttctccttttttagcCATCGTTTTGGCCATGTTGTTCCCTCCACTCACATTCTTCTGTCAACCATCTACCTCCTCTTGCCTCCTGCTCTCAACCCTATTGTCTATGGAGTAAAAAACATGGTCATTCGAAAGCGGGTGGCACAGATCTTTCTTCTAGATCATGGATGTCAGTAG